A part of Oligoflexus sp. genomic DNA contains:
- the rplJ gene encoding 50S ribosomal protein L10 — translation MDRKQKQVLRESATARFKKSNAVIVAEYRGLTVEELTQLRVSLRQASAEFRVIKNRIAKKAIGLEVQEMEGLSKALVGPVGVICAYGDSAQATKAALNFEKDHPNFKVTAGYMEDAALSKAQLQSIADLPSKEVLLGQLVGTLIAPHRGILGVLNGVNRNLVQVINAIKDKKTS, via the coding sequence ATGGATCGTAAACAGAAACAAGTGCTCCGCGAATCAGCCACAGCCCGATTCAAAAAATCGAATGCTGTGATCGTCGCTGAATACCGTGGTCTCACGGTAGAAGAGCTGACCCAGCTGCGCGTGTCCCTGCGGCAAGCCAGTGCTGAATTCCGCGTGATCAAGAACCGCATTGCCAAGAAAGCCATTGGCCTGGAAGTCCAGGAAATGGAAGGTCTCTCGAAGGCTCTTGTTGGCCCAGTAGGCGTGATCTGCGCTTACGGCGACTCGGCTCAGGCGACCAAAGCTGCACTGAACTTTGAAAAGGATCATCCGAACTTCAAAGTGACTGCCGGCTACATGGAAGATGCGGCTCTGAGCAAGGCTCAGTTGCAGTCGATCGCCGATCTGCCCAGCAAGGAAGTGCTCCTTGGTCAGCTCGTCGGGACGCTCATCGCGCCTCATAGAGGGATCCTGGGCGTCTTGAACGGCGTCAACCGCAATTTGGTTCAGGTTATTAACGCAATTAAAGATAAGAAAACATCTTAA
- the rplL gene encoding 50S ribosomal protein L7/L12, giving the protein MANVTKEQVVTFLENLTLLEAAELVKELEEKFGVSAAAPVAFAAAPAAAAAPAEEKDEFTVILKDSGDKKINVIKEIRAITGLGLKEAKDLVEGAPKEVKANVPKEEAAKIKATLEAAGAKVELK; this is encoded by the coding sequence ATGGCTAACGTGACAAAAGAACAAGTCGTTACTTTTCTTGAGAACCTGACTCTGCTGGAAGCTGCTGAGCTGGTAAAAGAGCTGGAAGAAAAATTCGGTGTAAGCGCTGCTGCACCTGTTGCTTTCGCTGCCGCTCCTGCCGCCGCTGCTGCTCCTGCTGAAGAAAAAGACGAATTCACCGTCATTCTGAAAGACTCGGGCGACAAGAAAATCAACGTGATCAAAGAAATCCGCGCGATCACTGGTCTTGGCTTGAAAGAAGCTAAAGACCTCGTTGAAGGTGCACCTAAGGAAGTTAAAGCTAACGTTCCTAAGGAAGAAGCTGCCAAAATCAAGGCTACCCTTGAAGCAGCTGGCGCCAAGGTTGAGCTCAAGTAA
- the rpoB gene encoding DNA-directed RNA polymerase subunit beta codes for MTSLASSFTRPRKRFEKITPAIDIPYLIELQKNSYNMFLQATELPQNRKAVGLEAVFNSVFPITHFAETASVEFVSYSFEEPKYTVDECRQRGMSFAAPLKVVIRLVVWDLDKETNVKSIRDVKEQEVYFGEIPLMTDDGTFIINGTERVVVSQLHRSSGVFFDHDKGRNSASGKLLYTARVIPYRGSWLDFEFDSKDILYLRIDRRRKMHGTILLKALGYTDQQLLDRFYKKELVRIREGKLEKKLNYEILRGQRALTDLVDPATGKVLVKKGRRISVGAIRQMEQAGIEYVAMEQDELVGKITAEDILDKSDKAIVPLNTELGLEHLEKMIKAGVKEFSVLFIDGVNADASFRNTLVSDKIETKEDAILEIYKRMRPGDPPTIEPATSLFDNLFFNPDRYDLSAVGRMKLNQKLGLDIPLETRTLTKEDILRTVEYLIGLKNEKGQIDDIDNLSNRRVRAVGELLENQYRIGLLRIERAIRERLQLGDVDTLLPHDFVNNKPASAVVKEFFGSSQLSQFMDQTNPLSEVTHKRRLSALGPGGLSRERAGFEVRDVHPTHYGRICPIETPEGPNIGLISSLASYAKVNDYGFIETPFRSLTEESGGKNKVRYYSAAEEHQDHVIAQASNIQSEEEFVYARRAGESEIVRAEEADLMDVSTSQLVSVAANLIPFLQNDDANRALMGSNMQRQAVPLLKTRAPLVGTGMERIVARDSGATIVAKRDGLVVAVDAERIVIKTEDNSGNLTEVGAEVDIYKLEKNKRSNVDTCINQKPIVVKGETVKKGDIIADGFATEMGELALGQNVVVAFMPWSGYNFEDSILISERVVKEDLYTSIHIQEFECISRDTKLGQEEITSDIPNVGEEALRNLDEAGIIRIGADVKPNDLLVGKITPKGETQLTPEEKLLRAIFGEKAGDVRDTSLRVPPGVVGTVIGAKVYAREGAVKDARSLQIEEEEISRLRKDESDRISIIKDSAARKIVKIVAGETLAGEIRGRDGGTIATSGTVLTADFLNNLDYIYWEHLAVKDAQKNSTLTKVVESLREKINLIRFMTEEQIKKVRKGDELPPGVIKMVKVYVAIKRKLQVGDKMAGRHGNKGVVSRILPEEDMPFLTDGRPVDIVLNPLGVPSRMNVGQILETHLGWAAKGLGEKLQTFIEQSINRPEIEKFIFSIWDDAETREFVKSCSDEELMTFVRKYREGVHLANPVFDGAGEEDIKRYLELAGLDADGQSDLYDGRTGNKFDNRVTVGVMYVLKLHHLVDEKIHARSIGPYSLVTQQPLGGKAQFGGQRLGEMEVWAMEAYGAANTLQEFLTVKSDDVLGRTRMYESIVKGQNMMMPGLPESFNVLVKELQSLALDVNLIRDDQEIGLESFTQ; via the coding sequence ATGACCTCCCTCGCTTCCAGTTTTACACGTCCTCGAAAACGCTTTGAAAAAATTACCCCGGCAATCGACATACCTTACCTGATCGAGCTGCAGAAGAACAGTTATAACATGTTCTTGCAGGCGACCGAACTTCCGCAAAATAGGAAGGCTGTGGGTCTGGAAGCCGTGTTTAACTCGGTGTTCCCGATCACTCACTTTGCTGAGACAGCATCGGTTGAATTCGTCAGCTATTCGTTTGAAGAGCCCAAGTACACCGTGGACGAGTGCCGTCAGCGTGGTATGAGCTTCGCAGCTCCTCTTAAAGTCGTGATCCGACTGGTTGTCTGGGACCTCGACAAAGAAACCAATGTCAAGTCCATCCGCGACGTCAAAGAGCAGGAAGTTTACTTCGGTGAAATCCCGCTGATGACTGACGATGGTACCTTTATTATCAACGGAACTGAACGCGTTGTCGTATCGCAGCTGCATCGTTCGTCTGGTGTATTTTTTGACCATGACAAGGGACGCAATAGTGCATCCGGAAAGCTGCTCTACACGGCTCGCGTGATTCCTTATCGCGGCAGCTGGCTCGACTTCGAGTTCGACTCCAAGGACATCCTTTATCTCCGTATCGACCGTCGTCGTAAGATGCACGGCACGATCCTTCTGAAAGCTCTCGGTTACACCGACCAGCAGCTTTTGGACCGTTTCTATAAGAAAGAACTGGTTCGTATTCGTGAAGGCAAGCTCGAGAAAAAACTGAACTACGAAATCCTTCGTGGTCAGAGAGCTTTGACCGACCTCGTGGATCCGGCGACCGGCAAAGTCCTGGTGAAAAAAGGTCGTCGTATCTCCGTCGGCGCTATTCGCCAGATGGAGCAGGCCGGTATCGAGTACGTGGCCATGGAACAGGATGAACTCGTCGGAAAAATCACCGCCGAAGACATCCTCGACAAGTCTGACAAAGCTATCGTTCCTCTGAATACCGAACTCGGTCTTGAGCATCTGGAAAAGATGATCAAAGCCGGCGTGAAGGAATTCTCGGTTCTCTTCATCGACGGTGTGAACGCGGATGCTTCCTTCCGGAATACGCTCGTATCCGACAAGATCGAGACCAAGGAAGACGCCATCCTCGAAATTTACAAGCGTATGCGTCCGGGCGATCCCCCAACGATCGAACCAGCGACTTCGCTGTTTGATAACCTCTTCTTCAACCCCGACCGCTACGATTTGAGCGCCGTGGGTCGTATGAAGCTGAATCAGAAACTCGGCCTGGATATTCCTTTGGAAACCAGAACGCTGACCAAGGAAGACATTCTGCGGACAGTCGAGTATCTGATCGGTCTGAAAAATGAAAAAGGCCAGATCGATGATATTGATAACCTGAGTAACCGCCGCGTCCGCGCTGTCGGTGAGCTTTTGGAAAACCAATACCGCATCGGTCTCCTTCGTATTGAACGCGCTATCCGCGAACGCCTCCAACTGGGCGACGTGGATACGCTTCTGCCCCACGATTTCGTGAACAATAAGCCGGCTTCGGCTGTTGTGAAGGAATTCTTCGGCAGTTCGCAGCTCAGCCAGTTCATGGACCAGACCAACCCCCTCTCGGAAGTCACGCACAAGCGTCGTCTTTCCGCTCTGGGGCCGGGCGGTTTGAGCCGTGAGCGCGCTGGCTTCGAAGTCCGCGACGTTCACCCGACTCACTACGGCCGTATCTGTCCGATCGAGACGCCTGAAGGTCCGAACATCGGTCTGATTTCATCCCTCGCTTCGTATGCGAAAGTGAATGATTACGGCTTTATCGAAACCCCGTTCCGCAGTCTGACTGAGGAAAGCGGTGGCAAGAATAAGGTTCGCTATTATTCCGCAGCCGAAGAGCATCAGGACCATGTGATCGCCCAGGCGAGTAACATCCAGTCCGAGGAAGAGTTCGTTTATGCGCGCCGCGCCGGTGAATCCGAGATCGTGCGTGCGGAAGAAGCCGACCTGATGGACGTGTCCACCAGCCAGCTCGTATCGGTCGCTGCAAACCTGATTCCGTTCCTGCAGAATGACGATGCGAACCGCGCTTTGATGGGTTCGAACATGCAGCGGCAGGCCGTGCCTCTCCTGAAGACCCGTGCGCCACTCGTTGGTACCGGGATGGAGCGGATCGTTGCCCGTGACTCCGGTGCCACCATCGTTGCAAAACGTGATGGTCTGGTCGTGGCGGTTGACGCTGAACGTATCGTCATCAAAACCGAGGACAACAGCGGCAACCTTACGGAAGTCGGTGCCGAGGTTGATATTTACAAGCTTGAGAAAAACAAGCGTTCGAACGTCGATACCTGTATCAACCAGAAGCCGATCGTCGTCAAAGGCGAGACGGTGAAGAAGGGTGATATCATCGCCGACGGTTTCGCCACCGAAATGGGTGAGCTGGCTCTGGGCCAAAACGTGGTCGTAGCCTTCATGCCCTGGAGTGGTTACAACTTTGAGGACTCCATCCTCATCTCCGAGCGCGTTGTTAAGGAAGACCTTTATACTTCGATCCACATTCAGGAATTCGAATGTATCTCCCGCGACACCAAACTGGGTCAGGAAGAGATCACCTCCGATATCCCGAACGTCGGTGAAGAAGCTCTCAGAAACCTGGATGAAGCCGGTATCATCCGCATCGGTGCTGATGTGAAGCCGAACGACCTGCTCGTCGGTAAAATCACGCCGAAAGGTGAGACCCAGCTGACGCCGGAAGAAAAACTTCTCCGCGCGATCTTCGGTGAAAAAGCCGGTGACGTCCGTGATACCTCGCTGCGCGTGCCACCCGGTGTGGTCGGTACTGTGATCGGTGCGAAAGTCTATGCCCGTGAAGGTGCTGTGAAAGACGCCCGCTCGCTGCAGATCGAGGAAGAAGAAATTTCCCGTTTGCGGAAGGACGAAAGCGACCGTATCTCCATCATCAAGGACTCGGCAGCCCGTAAGATCGTGAAGATCGTGGCTGGTGAGACTTTGGCTGGTGAAATCCGCGGCCGTGATGGTGGAACCATCGCGACGTCGGGAACGGTTCTGACTGCCGACTTCCTCAATAACCTTGACTACATCTACTGGGAACATCTGGCTGTTAAAGACGCCCAGAAGAACTCCACCCTGACGAAAGTCGTGGAGAGCCTGCGCGAGAAGATCAACCTCATCCGTTTCATGACGGAAGAGCAGATCAAGAAAGTTCGCAAGGGCGACGAGCTGCCTCCTGGCGTGATCAAGATGGTGAAGGTCTATGTCGCGATCAAGCGTAAGCTTCAGGTCGGTGATAAGATGGCCGGTCGCCACGGTAACAAAGGTGTGGTGTCCCGTATTCTGCCTGAAGAAGACATGCCCTTCCTGACTGATGGCCGCCCTGTTGATATCGTGTTGAACCCGCTTGGTGTTCCTTCGCGTATGAACGTCGGTCAGATTCTGGAAACCCACTTGGGTTGGGCTGCCAAAGGCTTGGGCGAGAAGCTCCAGACCTTTATCGAGCAGAGCATCAATCGTCCTGAAATCGAGAAGTTCATCTTCTCCATCTGGGACGATGCCGAGACTCGCGAATTCGTGAAGTCCTGCTCGGATGAAGAACTCATGACCTTCGTGCGGAAATACCGCGAAGGTGTCCATCTCGCGAATCCCGTCTTTGACGGTGCTGGCGAAGAAGACATCAAGCGTTACCTGGAACTGGCCGGTCTCGACGCCGATGGCCAGAGCGACCTTTACGATGGTCGTACCGGTAACAAGTTTGATAACCGCGTGACGGTTGGCGTGATGTACGTGTTGAAACTCCACCACTTGGTTGACGAGAAGATCCACGCACGTTCGATTGGTCCATACTCTCTCGTTACTCAGCAGCCCCTCGGCGGTAAAGCGCAGTTCGGTGGTCAGCGTCTGGGTGAGATGGAAGTGTGGGCGATGGAAGCTTACGGTGCAGCGAATACTCTGCAAGAGTTCCTGACAGTGAAGTCCGATGACGTGCTGGGCCGGACCCGTATGTACGAGTCCATCGTGAAAGGCCAGAACATGATGATGCCAGGTCTCCCCGAGAGCTTTAACGTTCTCGTGAAAGAACTTCAGTCCTTGGCGCTTGATGTGAACCTGATCCGCGATGATCAGGAAATTGGTCTTGAGAGCTTCACCCAGTAA
- the rpoC gene encoding DNA-directed RNA polymerase subunit beta' codes for MNDLVNFFDKPTDPLSFSAIKISLASPEKIRSWSFGEVKKPETINYRTFKPERDGLFCAKIFGPVRDFECICGKYKRMKHRGIVCDKCGVEVIHSKVRRERLGHINLATPVAHIWFLKSLPSRIGAILDISLKDVERVLYSESYVVLDPGNDELTKLHAGQVISEDEYEQLLQEHGNGAFNVGVGAEAIQELLSGLRIEDLGDDLRKALLEASSEAARKKLQKRLKVVEAFKNNEAKPEWMMLSVIPVLPPDLRPLVPLDGGRFATSDLNDLYRRVINRNNRLLRLIELNAPEIIIRNEKRMLQEAVDALFDNGRRGKVFTGPNKRALRSLSDMLKGKQGRFRQNLLGKRVDYSGRSVIVVGPTLKLHQCGLPKKMAIELFKPFIYNKLEEHGIVSTIKSAKKLVEKERPEVWDILEEVTKEHPILLNRAPTLHRLGIQAFEPVLIEGKAIQLHPLVCFAFNADFDGDQMAVHVPLSVEAQMEARVLMMSTNNILSPASGSPVIVPTQDIVLGIYYLTKEDISAKGAGKIFGSIDEVRVAYDHNEVSLQAPIIVRFNGKRYDTTVGRVLLSESLPSELPFEAINKRMGKKELAKLVDDAFRIAGPKKTVLLADSLRAIGYRYSTKAGLSISIGDMVVPEGKKRLLDDAYEEVKKIKEQYSEGLLTEGERYNKVIDIWAKVTENIAEEMFKNIAKAKKTDHKGNVKEVDSSNSIFMMADSGARGSAQQIRQLAGMRGLMAKPSGEIIETPITANFREGLSVLEYFTSTHGARKGLADTALKTASSGYLTRRLVDVAQDATIAETDCGTANGINMIPLREGSDIKQSLGDRTLGRVLISEIKDPNSDEIIAKAGSLIDEAVAKRIDKAGIEMARIRSVLTCNTRMGICAKCYGRDLATGHIINVGEAIGVIAAQSIGEPGTQLTMRTFHFGGTVSHRIEKNTRDTGFSGLVKFIRINAVTNRDGKQMVLSRNGEIQILDKDSGAVRDTYPISYGSVLLVKEGQEIDAGASLVEWDPFANPIMAEVGGRVKYSDLKEGQSVEERTDEVTFLARKVIIETRGTDLKPAVEVFDPHTGKVVSVDGKRDARYSLPVGATIFVDDGSDVLPGDIIAKIPREQAKTKDITGGLPRVAELFEARKPKDYAIMSDRDGTVTFGADSKGKRKIVVVSDDGQSSDFTVPKGRHIIVTEGDYIRKGQTLVDGSPSPHDILRILGTLQLAKYLVDEIQDVYRLQGVKINDKHIEVIVRQMCRRVKVLSPGDTRFLPAEQVEKGELDDANAKVREQGGQEAIWEPVLLGITKASLSTDSFISAASFQETTKVLTEAAINSKIDHLRGLKENVIMGRLVPAGTGSWQYRRLESRVRGVDEALPVLKNVMEANS; via the coding sequence TTGAACGATCTGGTAAACTTTTTTGATAAGCCTACGGATCCCTTAAGCTTCAGCGCGATCAAAATCTCGCTGGCTTCCCCGGAAAAGATTCGGAGCTGGTCATTCGGTGAGGTGAAGAAACCCGAGACCATTAACTACCGTACCTTTAAACCGGAACGCGACGGCCTCTTCTGTGCGAAGATCTTTGGACCCGTTCGCGATTTTGAATGTATCTGCGGCAAGTATAAGCGCATGAAGCACCGCGGTATCGTCTGCGACAAGTGCGGCGTGGAAGTCATCCACTCCAAGGTTCGTCGTGAACGCCTCGGTCACATCAACTTGGCGACACCAGTGGCCCACATCTGGTTCCTCAAGTCCTTGCCTTCGCGTATCGGCGCGATCCTCGACATCTCTTTGAAAGACGTCGAGCGCGTTCTTTACAGTGAATCGTACGTTGTCCTGGATCCAGGCAATGACGAGCTGACCAAGCTGCACGCCGGCCAGGTCATCAGCGAAGACGAGTACGAGCAACTGCTCCAGGAACACGGCAACGGTGCGTTCAACGTCGGTGTCGGCGCGGAAGCCATCCAGGAACTCCTGTCGGGCCTTCGCATCGAAGACCTTGGTGACGACCTGCGCAAAGCGTTGCTCGAAGCTTCCTCGGAAGCCGCGCGCAAGAAACTGCAAAAACGCCTGAAAGTCGTTGAGGCTTTCAAAAATAACGAAGCGAAACCGGAATGGATGATGCTGTCCGTAATTCCGGTTCTGCCTCCCGACCTGCGCCCTCTGGTGCCCTTGGACGGTGGCCGCTTCGCGACCTCTGACTTGAACGACCTCTACCGCCGCGTGATCAACCGGAACAATCGCTTGCTCCGTCTGATCGAACTCAACGCGCCCGAGATCATCATCCGTAACGAGAAGCGCATGCTTCAGGAAGCGGTTGATGCCCTCTTCGATAACGGCCGTCGCGGTAAAGTCTTCACAGGTCCTAACAAGCGCGCCCTCCGCTCGCTGTCGGACATGCTGAAAGGTAAGCAAGGCCGTTTCCGTCAGAACCTTCTCGGTAAGCGTGTTGACTACTCCGGTCGTTCCGTGATCGTGGTCGGTCCGACTCTGAAACTTCATCAGTGCGGCCTGCCCAAGAAAATGGCGATCGAGCTCTTCAAGCCGTTTATCTACAACAAGCTCGAAGAACACGGCATCGTGTCGACGATCAAATCCGCCAAGAAACTGGTGGAAAAAGAGCGTCCCGAAGTTTGGGATATCCTCGAAGAAGTAACCAAAGAGCATCCGATTCTTCTGAACCGTGCTCCTACACTTCACCGTCTCGGTATCCAGGCTTTCGAACCGGTTCTGATCGAAGGTAAAGCCATCCAGCTGCACCCGCTCGTCTGCTTCGCGTTCAACGCGGACTTCGACGGTGACCAGATGGCCGTTCACGTGCCCCTCTCGGTGGAAGCCCAGATGGAAGCCCGTGTTCTCATGATGTCGACCAACAACATCCTGTCGCCTGCATCCGGTTCACCCGTGATCGTGCCGACCCAGGATATCGTTCTCGGTATCTACTATCTGACCAAGGAAGATATTTCGGCCAAAGGCGCCGGCAAGATCTTTGGTTCGATCGACGAAGTGCGCGTGGCCTATGACCATAATGAAGTGAGCCTCCAGGCTCCCATCATCGTGCGTTTCAACGGCAAGCGTTACGACACCACAGTGGGCCGCGTGCTCCTGTCGGAAAGTCTGCCGAGCGAACTGCCTTTCGAAGCGATCAACAAGCGCATGGGCAAAAAAGAATTGGCCAAGCTTGTCGATGACGCCTTCCGTATCGCCGGACCGAAGAAAACGGTTCTGCTTGCGGACAGCCTGCGCGCCATCGGGTATCGCTACTCGACCAAAGCCGGTCTTTCGATTTCGATCGGGGACATGGTCGTTCCGGAAGGCAAAAAACGCCTGCTCGACGACGCTTACGAAGAAGTGAAGAAGATCAAGGAGCAGTACTCCGAGGGTCTTTTGACCGAAGGTGAGCGCTACAACAAGGTTATCGATATCTGGGCCAAGGTTACGGAAAATATCGCGGAAGAGATGTTCAAGAACATCGCGAAAGCGAAGAAAACCGACCACAAAGGCAATGTCAAAGAAGTCGATAGCAGCAACTCGATCTTTATGATGGCCGACTCCGGTGCTCGTGGTTCCGCTCAGCAGATTCGTCAGCTGGCCGGTATGCGCGGTCTGATGGCCAAGCCTTCGGGCGAGATCATCGAAACGCCGATTACCGCGAACTTCCGCGAAGGTCTTTCGGTTCTTGAATACTTTACCTCGACTCACGGTGCCCGTAAGGGTCTCGCGGATACCGCGCTGAAAACCGCGAGTTCGGGTTACCTGACCCGTCGTCTCGTGGACGTGGCTCAGGATGCCACCATCGCGGAAACCGACTGCGGTACGGCGAACGGCATCAACATGATTCCTCTGCGTGAAGGCTCGGACATCAAGCAATCCTTGGGTGACCGGACTCTGGGTCGTGTCTTGATTTCTGAAATCAAGGATCCGAACTCGGACGAAATCATCGCCAAGGCAGGCAGCCTGATTGATGAAGCTGTCGCCAAACGCATTGATAAGGCCGGTATCGAGATGGCTCGTATCCGCTCGGTGCTGACCTGTAACACCCGCATGGGTATCTGTGCGAAGTGCTACGGACGCGACCTTGCCACCGGACACATCATCAACGTGGGTGAAGCGATCGGTGTGATCGCGGCCCAGTCGATCGGTGAACCCGGTACACAGCTGACGATGCGTACCTTCCACTTTGGTGGTACCGTTTCGCACAGAATCGAGAAGAACACGCGCGACACTGGTTTCTCCGGTCTCGTGAAGTTCATCCGCATCAATGCTGTTACGAACCGCGATGGCAAGCAGATGGTTCTGTCCCGTAACGGCGAGATCCAGATCCTCGATAAGGATTCGGGAGCCGTTCGTGATACCTATCCGATTTCCTATGGTTCGGTCCTGCTCGTGAAAGAGGGCCAGGAAATCGACGCCGGTGCTTCGCTGGTTGAATGGGATCCGTTTGCGAACCCCATCATGGCGGAAGTCGGCGGTCGCGTGAAATACAGCGACTTGAAAGAAGGTCAATCGGTTGAAGAGCGTACCGATGAAGTGACGTTCCTGGCTCGTAAGGTGATTATCGAAACCCGCGGCACGGATCTTAAGCCTGCTGTGGAAGTCTTTGATCCTCATACTGGCAAGGTCGTTTCGGTCGACGGTAAACGCGATGCCCGTTACTCGCTCCCGGTCGGTGCTACGATTTTCGTGGACGACGGCAGTGACGTGCTCCCTGGTGATATCATCGCCAAGATTCCTCGTGAACAGGCGAAAACAAAGGATATTACCGGTGGTTTGCCTCGCGTTGCGGAACTCTTCGAAGCGAGAAAGCCAAAAGATTACGCTATCATGTCCGATCGCGATGGTACCGTGACTTTCGGTGCCGACTCGAAAGGCAAGCGTAAGATCGTGGTCGTCAGCGACGATGGACAAAGCTCCGACTTCACTGTGCCTAAAGGGCGCCATATTATCGTGACAGAAGGTGACTATATTCGTAAGGGTCAAACCCTTGTCGATGGTTCGCCGTCTCCTCACGATATCCTGCGCATCCTTGGCACACTGCAGCTGGCCAAGTACCTCGTGGATGAGATCCAGGACGTTTACCGTCTGCAGGGTGTAAAAATTAACGATAAGCACATCGAAGTCATCGTGCGTCAGATGTGCCGTCGTGTGAAAGTTCTGAGCCCGGGTGATACCCGCTTCCTCCCTGCTGAGCAGGTGGAAAAAGGAGAACTCGATGATGCCAACGCCAAGGTGCGTGAGCAGGGCGGTCAGGAAGCCATCTGGGAACCAGTCCTTCTGGGTATCACCAAAGCTTCCTTGTCGACTGACTCGTTCATTTCGGCGGCGTCCTTCCAGGAAACCACGAAGGTTCTGACCGAAGCTGCCATCAACAGCAAGATCGACCACCTCCGCGGCCTGAAAGAGAACGTCATCATGGGACGTCTGGTGCCAGCTGGTACCGGTTCCTGGCAGTACCGCCGTCTCGAATCCCGCGTTCGCGGTGTCGATGAGGCGCTGCCGGTGCTGAAGAATGTGATGGAAGCAAATTCGTGA
- the rpsL gene encoding 30S ribosomal protein S12 has product MPTINQIIAKGRTVQKNRTKAPALKGCPQKRGVCTRVYTTTPKKPNSALRKVARVRLTNGVEVTSYIGGEGHNLQEHSVVLVRGGKVKDLPGVRYHIVRGSLDCSGVNARRQGRSKYGAKRPKA; this is encoded by the coding sequence ATGCCAACGATCAATCAGATCATCGCCAAAGGAAGAACGGTTCAGAAGAACCGGACGAAAGCTCCTGCGTTGAAGGGTTGCCCCCAGAAGCGTGGCGTTTGCACCCGCGTTTACACCACAACTCCCAAGAAGCCTAACTCCGCTCTTCGGAAAGTTGCTCGTGTACGCTTGACCAACGGCGTTGAAGTCACTTCTTACATCGGTGGTGAAGGCCACAACCTCCAGGAGCACAGTGTGGTTCTGGTCCGCGGTGGTAAAGTGAAAGACTTGCCTGGTGTGCGTTATCACATCGTACGCGGCTCCCTCGACTGCTCGGGCGTGAACGCTCGTCGTCAAGGTCGCTCGAAGTACGGCGCGAAAAGACCAAAAGCCTAA
- the rpsG gene encoding 30S ribosomal protein S7, which produces MARRHTAEKRAVLPDPVFKDEVVTKFINSMMKHGKKAAAEKAFYGAMEEITKQGNDPIETFKTALDNAKPMLEVKSRRVGGSNYQVPVEIRPERRQALAIRWLIEFARGRSGRSMRERLAGEILDAANKRGATIKRREDVHKMAEANKAFAHYRW; this is translated from the coding sequence ATGGCACGTCGCCACACCGCAGAGAAACGGGCGGTCCTTCCGGATCCCGTTTTTAAAGATGAAGTCGTTACAAAATTCATCAACAGCATGATGAAGCATGGCAAGAAAGCTGCCGCTGAGAAAGCTTTCTACGGCGCCATGGAAGAAATTACTAAGCAAGGCAACGATCCTATCGAGACCTTCAAGACGGCTCTCGATAACGCCAAGCCTATGCTGGAAGTTAAGTCCCGCCGCGTCGGTGGTTCGAACTACCAGGTACCAGTCGAGATTCGCCCTGAGCGCCGTCAGGCCCTGGCGATCCGTTGGCTGATCGAATTTGCACGTGGTCGTAGCGGTCGCAGCATGCGCGAGCGCCTCGCCGGTGAAATTCTGGATGCCGCCAACAAGCGTGGCGCAACCATCAAGCGTCGTGAAGACGTTCATAAGATGGCTGAAGCGAACAAGGCGTTCGCGCATTATCGCTGGTAA